The window TCAAGAAGTTGAAGGCCAATAGCATCAGTACAGTCATCGCCCCTGCAGGTCAGAAAATTAAATATGGTAGGAAGCCTAACATATGATAAATATATATACACATATATTTATAGGAGAAGGATCCTACCTATACCAATGATATATGTGGCCCATCTTGGTCCATATGAGAGTTTGACATACTGGTTGTCTATATTCTGGGGAAACCAAAACAAATGTAAAAGCATAGGGGTAAGAACCTACAGAATAACAGTTTTCTCTGGTTACATCATCTTTTTGAGAGTCAGCTATATTATAGCCTTACCTGCTCTGGACCAGGAGAGGTAAGCACACCAACATTTCCACTGGGAAACAAAACTTTCAAACTGCAGGACGTATCTGTGAATGTACACTTGTAATAGGCTTCACTAGTATCATACAATAGAGCATTCACCGTGAAGTTTAATTGAACCTGTTCAATGTAAAGATGATTAGTACGTGTAAATATGTGAAAAATACCACCACAATTTCTACCGATAATTAGCATTATTAAGAGAGAGAGAGGGAAAGGGGATCCTTATATGGAAGTACTGTTGAGGCCCTTAAATCATCTTGAAACTCAAAGTTCATAAAATCAGGACATAGTTAAAATACTGTTCTGCACTCTGCACTCTTACTCTCACCCAACCTGTACTTGGCTTATCCTTACTAAGAATACTAACTAGTTTAAACATCCCTGAAGTGGCAACTATAAGTCTACAAGTATATTCCAACGACCATGAATGTTGTGACTACTGACTACTATCCCAAAAATATTATTTAATTAGATGAGCACTAACCTTACAAAATTAAGAATGCAAAGCGTAATTGCATTCATATAGGTTATAATGATGTTACATAATTACCTCCACATCCTCGTAGTTCATGTTACCCACAGAAATATAGTAACTATAAGATGTTGATATGTCCTGCTGAATCTTGCCACTTCCTGTGAAGAAGCAGTTCCCAACATCAGTTAAGCACTAGTAACTTACAGAAGATAAGAAATCATATTTCCCCCTACAGTCTCACCATGAACGAGGTTCCATGACAATGTAGTATTAGGATATGTTGGTTCTTCAAGCCACTGGGCAAGGCCTTCTTTACCTGCAATTTGATAGCTTCAGAATGCTATTGAGGTTCAATGCACTTTGCAATCAGTTAAAACGAAAGCATGAAAAAACTGCAGAGAGAAACTTCCATTATGTGCAAACAAATGAACTAAAGGACTAATAAACTCAAGAGAAATGCAGCAAGTAACATTGGCCCAACTGATTATGATGCAGTTGGTGGTTCCATTAAAAATTTAAAATGTTAAATGACTTGCTTTGTGCAGAATAGCACTTACGAGTTACGGTTATATAATCAACCAATTTGAGTTGACCGCAAAAGCAGTCATCACCAAACTATACACTTTGTTTACCATTTGCCTTAATGGCTCTACTCCTTTCATCTAAACCTAAAGATAATACATGTCCATTCCTGGAATAGTAAAAACGAAGTAGAGCGTGGATATTTCTAAAATTGGGCACAAGCTATGACTGCAAACGGGAAAATGGAAATTGAAGTATGTACCTTGAGCAATTATAAGAAAAATAGACGTGCTGGGCGAGGAAACGCTGTACGATATAGTTATTTGAGACCCCTTATTTAGGTAATATATCCACTCCTGAAGAACAAGGAAACAGTAAATCATCCGGTCCTAAACTACAACAACTAGAGTTCAAAACACTTAAAATTTACTAACTGAAAAACAAATAAATACATTCCACCACAAACTTGCCTTATGAAAATCAGCTGGAACTGTAGCATTGTGTGTTTCTGACCAATTCGCAACAGTACTAAGGGGTGGAATGTCATAAAAACCATATAGCACAGGCCCAGGCCTAGTTATATTCAGCTCTTCCACCTATTATAAACCCCAACCAATTAAACCAGATATCCACACAATACTAAACAATACGCACCAGTCAATTCGAAAATCGGTACATTCAGTTCGAAAACTACCTTCATAGACTGCACAAATATGGGGTTAGGTTGCAGAAGAATCGAAGTATCAGGGCCAAGCTCCATGGTCTCGGACCCGTAGACTCCCAAAATCAAAGTCATCGATACTGCAACATTCAATTAGCATCAAAATCACTAGCATTCTCAAAATTAGCACTAATTTTCCAAAAGAAAAAAAAGAAAAAAAGGAGTCGGTACAAACCGAAGAACCAGAAGGTGAGGAGGACGATGATGCAGGACCACGTGTCATCTCGAATCACAGACGCCGTCTCATCGAACCCCGATAAGCCGCCGACTCTGTAAGAAGGTCCGATTTCGTTGACTCCCGGCTCCGGCTGCCGGAAATTGTGGTGGTGGTGGTACTGGTTGTGATCGTCCTCCTCGTCGCGGACGTGCGAGGTGCTCGAAGACGAAGCCACGGCGCTGGAAGAAGTGGCGTCCCTAACGGCGTCAGTCGAAGAAGACGGAGATGGAGATGAGGAGGAGGAGGAGGAAGAAGACTCTTCCATTTTCAGGAGTCGGAAATTTGAATTTGAAAGAGAAATTTGAAAGATTGGGAAACCCTAACCCTAAACCAGGGGTGAGCACCTGAAAGAGTGTCTGGGGACGAAGAAGGTCCATGGAGAGTAACCGATGAGGACTTCACCAACAAGTCCTAGTGCGAATGGTAGTTAGAGAAAACGGTTTTTCTTCTATTTTATCTAGCTGTGCCTTCCGGCCAGTACGATTGCGCCAGGTGACAAGTGGCGTCTTAGTCATTTGCATTTCAAGCTTTTTTTTCTATTTTACTTTTTTACTAATTAGAACAAAGATTCTACTTACACCTCTAAATTTGTCAATACCGTTATCAAATCTATTTTTCGATATCTTTAATTCTTCTTATGCTTCTCCATGTTTCAGCATCTAGTCCACACCTCATCCTTACACCACTTTATAGCGACAATGGCCTAGAGGTTTAATTGATGCGAGCTTGCAACCAGTTTTTTTCTTGTTTTTATTTATTTTTTGGTTCTTCATAACTTTTTTCTCTTGTTCTCAGCGAACATCCACAAGGTCATTACATATTCATCTTTCTCTATTTTTCTGTTTCTAATTTGAATAAAGGGCGGTTATCCTCAAGTTTTAATTTTATGAAACTGTTGTTACAAGAGGAACTTAACATAAACCTCTGATTACAAATACCATAAATAATATCAGAAGTCTATACAATAATCATGTACTAAACCAGGCACCAACTTGCAAAAAGTGTTATATTGGCTTCTATATGCTTTGATATAACGATGACATAATGACAAGATAACTCGATTGCTACGAAGCATAATTATTATAACTAAAAACATTACTTTTATGTTGTCGTCGGAGGATAAATATGACGCAACTTAGCTTCGCTATGTCACTAGGCGGTAGCAATCATTTGATGAAGTAAACATGTTTCTGCCTACCTAGAGAAAACGAGGCACTTAAAGTGCATGCACAAAGATTTTGCTCAAATAAACGTACAAAGACTTATTACACACCAACGACGAGACACCATTACTTAACAAAACTAACCAAAACTAAAAATATAATAAACAAGCACTCGACTTAGGATGAGCCTAAAAAGAGGGCACAAGCCTAAGTTTCAAGCCAGGAAGCAAAGGGAAACACACGCCTGTTGAGTCTGACCTAAGTCAACGCCAACTATTGCCAACGAACCACCATCGGAGCCACCCCACAAGCCTCGCCTAGACCACCAGTACAATCCGTTGTTGTCATTGCACCATGGATATGCGCCATCTTAGCCAAATTAATCCTTCCCCAAACTAGATCTAAATGTTCTAAATCCAATCGGACGGGGCCAATGTGTCCTAACACAGCCACAACCACGCCACCAAACTACTTTGCCAACAAGGCCATCGATGAATGAACCAAACCCGATTGTGGTTGCATCTCCCTTTTCATCTCCTCATCAATCGCCATTGAATTCTCCTCGATTATGATAGCGACGATCGAGGAATCCCACACACTTTAGACCACAAGGGTCAATTAAGTCTTGTCTGACGACGGCGAAAGGGTATGCCGTCAAACAATAAAGATTACCTTACTTTTGCTATCATGCGCGTTCACTCTCAAACCTTCATGAGTTCATAGATTAGAGACATTTAAATCCAAACTGCCAAACACCTCATTTCTTTTTGGGTAAAATATTGTATAGTCCTTGTGGTTTGAAGTTGACATCTGTTTAGTCTTTATAGTTTTATTTTAATCTGAATAGTCCTTAAAGTCACGATTTTTCATCCAAATAGTCCTTATGGTTTTATTTTAATATGAATAGTCCTTAAAGTCATGATTTTTCATCTAAATAGTCTTTATGACTTTTAACTGAGAAAATTGTCAGAATGACTATTTAGATGAAAAATTGTGACTTTAAGGACTATTCAGATTAAAATAAAACTAAAAGGATTAAACAAATTTCGTTTTCAAACCACAAGGACTAAACAAATTTCAATTCTTTCTTTTTTGTTGTATTGTATGATGTAGTTAATTCATAGCAGTAATTATACCAAATGTCTAACCCTAGTTTGATGTTTCTAGATATGCAATGAACTTGAATATCAACGAGTTCAACAGCTATAACAAGTTAAAAAGAGGGAGAGGGACAATGTGCACACAATGAGCTAAGGTTGGGTTTTGACATTTTCCATTTAGTTTAAAATGAAGAAACAAATCCTTGTAGTATTATTTTTTGGGTATGGAAACAAGAACAAATCTTGGATTTGAATGTTTGATGGACATGCAAGTAAATTCACTAATAATCAATGATCATTTCCAACTAATTTAACAGGAAACTGAAACTTTTGAATATAAGAAAGAAGAATATCAGTAAATTAGTTGTTGAAACTTTCGAAAGGTTTTTTTTGATGAAATGAACCTTCGAAAGTTGGTTGTTCATGTTTAGGTGTTTGAGATCCAAATGGAAGACTAAATGATCAAAATTTGGCGAAAATGGATCAGCCCCATATTACAAGTATATATGAAATCATAGAAACCGAAGACTATATGATCAAAAGAAACAAATTACTTAAGCCGAAAATCGCACAACCGAATTGTTTGGTCCTTACCTCTAGACTCTACCTAACACCTAAAGAACCTTCTGTAGTAGATAGTAAAGACCAAACTAGTGAACCAAACCGAATCTTAGAATTCGTGGTGTTAGGAGTATTTTGAGATCACATAAATATAGCCAAAGGTCTCAAAAATTCCGCAACACACAAATATAGCAGAAAAGCCAAGTTTGGCTTGAAACAAGGCACTAAGAATAGGGAGATCGACGCCATTTAACATACGATTTGATTCAAGTTTTTTGCTTATGGGAGAGGTGCGTAGACAAATGAGGGAAAGGAGTAGACATCTCCGATCCTTCTTCGAGGAACGAGGTTGGAAGATGGTCGGCGTTTGTAAAAGAGGGTGGTACAAGATTCGTATGAACCTCAGAATATGATTCGGAGTTTCAGACACCAAGAACTAACCGAATTGATTCATCGATGACAACTTTTTAAATCGACTCGATCATCACAGCTAGCTTCTGTACTGAGAAGAAGTGATCGTCACGATATTAGAACTACCTTAGTTGTAACAGGTCCTGAGATTGAGAGTTAGAATCAATCTTATATTGAGATTGAAAACTTCAATCCTTTGTCCCTGAGTCACTAGTCAATTTGTAGATTTTAGAAAAAGGGAGATGCAATTGGTTTACTATAGATTACGCTTGATGGAGAAACCATTATAGATTCAGAATGATATCTATCTATGATACAAAATGCATGTATATTGTGTACATTTGTAAAATTAAAAGTTCATTGCATGGATATATATGAGTCTTTTTAATTTTGAGAGCATCCTCAATTCAACAAAGAAACTCACAAAATTAAACTTGACATTGCACAAAATCTAGAAAATAAATACATACGTGTGTGTTCCATATCAAATTTATACATCAACACGAGTGCATCATTCTTTTTAATACATAGAAAATAATTGATACTACTTGAAGATTTGAGTCCCTAAAAAAAAATTGATGATATAGATGAGGCAAAGAAACTATAGTACGTATTTATTTTCCTTATTATGTATAGCGTATAACGACGTACTTGTGTACGTAATTTTTTCACATAAATACTGGTGAAACTAATTATAAACAATTACACAGCGCAGATATATGATAAGTTACAGCTGCCTGCTATAAGATTTCAACAAAATTGAAATTAATTATAAGCAATGTCTACTCAACCATAGAACATATTGTTGTTGCATATCAAATTCTAATTGGTTGTATGGAGCAATCTAGAAAACAAGTTAATTATGGCCTAATTCTAATAATTAACAACATTGTTTAGTTTTTTTTTCCAGTTTTTACTACATTTGACTTGGTTATAATTAGTATCTTGGAAGCAAAAATACCCATTAAGTCATTAACTAAATACACCAACTGATAAAAACAGCCTGCCTTATTTCTATCACTACCTCTCCAAAACATGGTTTTTTCCAGGAAGATTATTACTAATTTAGAACATCTGGTCAAAGTGGTGATATTAGAAGTAAACACAGGCCCAGAAACTACGAAGGAGCTGAAGAACGAAAAGGGCAGTACTCCTCGATCGAAAGAACAGTACGTAGTACTTACAGATCGATCAACATTCTTCATGAATCAGATGGGAGAACTAGTGCAGGTGAAGCATTATTACAAAGCCCAGAACAAGATGAAATTGGCATTTGTGGTACAGAGAGGGAAGGTTGGCACAGTGTGCAAAAGAGGATGGTACACAATCCGAACACGTTTGAAAATATGAGAAGCGGACGACACATGAAGCATGCAGAGAATTAGAGGGTGCAGATTAAGTTTTATCAGCTACTATGATCTTATGTACGTTGTGATATTATCATGCTTGGTACGTAAGTTATGTATTTGTATGAGAACGATAATATTGTTGAAGTTGTGTTGATGGAGTTGCAAGGCCGAGTAGGTCAAGGTTCTTTCTGATCAGAGAAGAACACGCACGGCGGAGTACTCATCGCCTGCTCAAGATCGATCGGTCCTTTTAGGTGTTTCTTTCTTTTTGTAATTTCCGGCAGCTAACTCTGCTCGCCGCCTCACCCGCTCTAGTAATTGCCGATATTCAATTGGCTATATATGTATGTACGTATATATGTATGTACGTATTACCTGTGACAGCTTATATATGCTCGATCAAGCTCTTCAAGCTACGTACATTTTGTCGAGGGTTGAAGAAGACTTTGGGGCTTTGATTGTTGTATTGATGATTTTATTGATATATCGATCATATTTAATTTGCTTCATTCTGCATATATGCTCGGCGTATATGCGCAATCTATGTAATATCTATCATCTTTCTAGTTTATCAATGTGTTTCATTTCTAGTTAATCTGTATCATATTGAGTTCATTTTCTTTCTTTCTTTCTTCTTACGTATGCATGCAAGCAGAGTTTCAAGAACCAAAAAATTTAAGAAATCAACGCATGCAATGACCTAGCTAGCCGCGCGCTCTCTGCTAGGGTTTCGACGTTCCCCCGTCCCAGTCAAAAAAATTTCACCTCCATGGCTTCTGATATTGCATCTCTGGCTACGGCTTTTCAAGTCCTATCCCCCAAACTATTGTTGTTGGAGTGCAGAGAGGAGCAGCGGTACAAGATAATTACCCGATTAATTTGTTTACTTGGATTGAGTTGCTCAAAATATTTTCCTTTAGACGGTTTCTATTTTGATTTTAAGTTTGTTCATATATATTAGTCAGAATACGTACCCAGCCACTACTACACCCCCATCGTATTATTCATTAATTGATGTCCAAATCGACGTTAATACCAATTAAGCTAGTCACTACATAACTTGAGCAATTCTATATGCACGTAGGAAATAATAGTTTTACCGTGCGACGAACCAAAGAAACTACAATAAGGATGTGGGTCTGTATCTGTGAATTTTTTATTCATGCAATAAATTCTTGTAAATCTATCATATCGGTGATTTTTTTTTGTTTTTTTGTTTTTTGTTTTAGGAAATGGTATAGCTTTGCTTATATCAGAGGCACCGCTATAGACCCATTATTATTATTAATAGGAATTTGTGACATCGAGGAGGACAAATTCATGCACCTTAATTTTCCAGTAACAAAAAAATCATGTACGGAATGCTTAATTTTTATGGTGTTTGTAGCAAAAGAAAGAGATAGATCCATCAAGTTAAGTTTGAATCTTTCGAATGTTCATTGATAGGAAACCCCATTTCTAGTTCTACCTTTCCTAGTTTCACATTGATAATTTGCAAGAATAAGATGTGTGCTTGACTAACAATCATTTGGAGTTCCACCATGTTGAGAGAAGAAGTGATGTAACAACATTGAGATCATAATTCTAAATTCTAAACCATTAAAGCTTTTATATGATTACAATCGAATTGATTGTTACTTAATTAATGTTGACTTAATTTTTCATGACGAAAATCCACATGTCTAAATTTGAGTGGAATGTAGAACCACGTTAGACTGTCACATGGTTCTCCCGTAGCATTGAAAAATTTATCCTTGACAAAATAGCTAAAATAGTTTTTCATCATAAATATCCACATGTTAAGATTTGAATAGAATAGAGGACAACGTCAGACAACCACATGATCCTACGGTAACACTATAAAATTTCTTCATTTTACTCTAATAATCAGATATCTTATTTATATTATATTCTACCTTATGTATAGATCAGAGAATGAATTCCTTTCACCTAGATTTTTTCATAAAAACAAAGAAAGTTGCATGATTCTTGCAAATTGATTGAAAAATGTTAGTGTTAGAAGAAAAACTCATAATCAAGGCATTTAAGGCAACATCAACATTTATGTTATATATAGTTGAATGGTGAAAATTGTTTACGGTAGTATTGCTGCATATGATGGTGAGGACAATAGAAGTTGTCTATTAATTGATATAGTTATGGAATTGAAGAATGGGTTGTGCAAAGAAGAAGTGAGAGTTGGTGTTAGTATATAGTATATGCAATATCTACAACGAAGTTGGTACTCTCTTTCAGATTGGCAGTTCTCTCACTTGGCTCCTGGACTCTATCTTTGGTCCTAGTTGTTTAGTTTGGTTGTTCATTTGTCCGTTTTTGTTATTTTTGAAGTTTAAGTTGATGAAGAATTTTATATCTTCTTTTGGATTGGTGGATTTAGGCGACGTCTGCTGTGTATGCAGTACATTGTGTACTGACCGGGTCTGGCTGACGGCGTCAACGAACAGTGACGCAGTGAAATTAGGAGGACATTAATTGAAGCACGTGCGCTTGGCACGTCTAACGTATGTAAACCATTTCGGAGGACATGAAAAAGGATTGAGAGAGAGTTATTGTTTGGATTTAGGGTTCTCTATGCTCATCTTTGTTTCCAGGGGATCGATTTGGCCTTTGCCCAGTCAAATTCGAAACACCCTTTGAAGATTCAATACCCAAGGAAGGAAAAATCGAAATTTTCGGCGATATTTGGTCGAAAATTTCATTTTTTTTACACAGCGAAATATTTTTCCCTCCCCAGAATTTTTCATCTGAAATTCGCGATATATCGCGATATTTTCGATATTTCGCGATATTGTCGAAATCTCGCCGAAAACAGTTGAAAACTTGAAATCCCACAGGAAGAACACGAACACCTAGAAAACGAAGACCATATCCAAAACGACGACGTGCGCAAGAATCTTCGGAGGTCTAAGGCTCGCCAGTCCTCCACCGTCGCCGACGTCCGACAAAGAACACAAATCGAAGAACGTCGATGCTCGATCTCCTTAGGTGCCCTCTGATTTCAAGATCCAATTTTCTCCCTGTGTTGACGACGCCGAGATGAAGGAGATGGAGGTGATGGCCAGAGAGTGAAGAAATTAAGACCGAGGCTTATCAGAGAGTGAAGAGGAAAGAAAAGAGAATTGGGATCTGGGTTCACGACTTCACGGGAAAAAACAAGAAGGCTGCATCTTATGTTTAATTATTTAGGGTTTATACTTTATAGTCTTTGATCAATCCAACGGCTCACATGAAGCCACTATATACAAGTTAAAAAGAAAAAAATAGTTTTAATATAGATGTATTTCTATGGATCGGATCACTCTATTCATGCCTGCATTATTGCATCATATAAGCAATTAGTTCATAATTAGAGACCAATTACTAAATTATCAGCCATGAATTAATCTCCTATTGAGTTTCATAAGGATCGGCATTACATACAAAAAATGAGATGGAGATAAAGATATATCACCCCAGAAACGCCTATATTTATTATATTTCTCTTTCCCATATTTATTATATATTGGATATAGAGATACTCGACCACAAAAAAGTTTAACCAAAGAGTAGTTCCATAAACTAAATTGGCTTAATTAATACTGATTACCTTTCAAACAAAATTTCAAGTATGAAACCCATAGTCAACCCCCTTGACTCATATGGTTGACATGTACAAAAGGGAGATATCATTTAATGACTATTTTTCACGATACACTAAAGGCTCTACATAGAGAGACGATAAAGATAGTGAAAATTTTGTACCTCATAGGTCTTCTACGTGGTTTTAAAGTACTCATGTAATTCCATGTGAAATGTATGATCATATGTATATAAGGCGTGATGACCTAGCCTCCCTTTGAGTTTCCAACCATAAAAAAAATGTTTAAAATAAACTTTTAAGAATTATTAACGGTTCAGCACTAACATTTTCAACTTAACTTACTACAACTCACTATAAATCAATGTTTATTCAAGGTTTTCATTTCAAATATAGTACATAATGTAGTAAACAAACATCTCTTAAAATTTGGTTTAAAATTTCTTTGTTTTTCTTCAAATTTCCGTCAATTTTCTCATTTTTTTATTGCAATCGATATTTTCTCGAAATTTTCGTCAAAATTTCCATATTTTAGAGGGTCGAAATTTCCGTAATCACCGAAATTTTTTTCCTTGAAACTACCCAATATGAAACTCCAATGCAAAAAATAAAAAAATTACTCAATCATCAGAACAAAGGTGGTTTGGATTGAGAAATTGAATCCATGGCTTCAATTGATGTCCATTTTCATCCAACAGGTATATTTCTCCAACCAATCTCAGAAGCAAGCCTCATTTTGTTAGACTAAGGTGTCCCCTTCCCATCACTCGATTGTAAACTCATCCGCCTCTTGTTGCTTTGCAATCTCCTGGAGCTGAACCTCAAGCTTTAGCCCTCTCTAAAATTTAATACGTACGAAGAAGCCTTTGCTATGGGACAAATCCAGAACTCACCCCAGCCTTTGCTGGAGTTGCGCTTCCGGCGGAAGGAATTTCATCGATGGTTTACGGATTTGGGTGTGTATGTGAGAGAGAGAGAGAGAGAGAGAGAGAGGTGAGGGCGTACCTCAGTAATCAGTAATCGGTGTTACCCACCTTGATTTAGTTGGATTGCGGATGGAAAAAAGTATTGGAGATTGCAGCTCACGCTCTAATAGGGATCACGGAGCCTGACGGGGAGATTTACTTGCACGGGCCAATCGCTGGTTGACACCTATTCCAGACAACAGAAGTATACGATGTACTGCATACATTCTAGAACTCACCGTGGATTTGGCTTGACAAGATGAATTAGTGATTGATTTTGTGGTCTGATGAGTATTGGTGTCTATTTGAAAAACTGTTATCGACTTTGGTGTTGTGTTGTTCTAGTGATGAAGAAAATTGCAGGATTACTGGTTTTATCGTATTGTTGCTAAAAGAGCTTGAAACGAGGGGCTGATTAGACTGCCTATACGATGTTGTTGGGTTGCTGGTAGTATATGCAGAAGTTTGAATGTGGAATATGCAGCAGAATGGTATGGAATATGCATTGTACAGTAGATGCAGCCTTTAGCTTTTCATTTTGCAAGTTCAACTTCAAAGCCAAAGTTACAGATAGATTTTAAGAATTTTCAGTTTTATCTTGTGGATTGTGTGCTGCACTTCTGTCACTTGTTGCTTTCTTCATTGCTGCCTCAATGTTTGCCTTCAACCAACAAAGTTTAGTCGCCTTAATTAAGAGATGCACTCAGCTTGATGATATTGGGTTTTTGTTTACTTGATCTACATCATGTAATCTGCTATTCTTGATTGTTATTTGTACCAGCCATTATGCTTGTTATTAGCAGTATAGCATATGGTTGAGAAAAGGTGTTAGCCGTATAGCATTACAAGGGTACAATAGTCATTGGGTTGTAAAACCTACTGTCTATATAAAGGCCTCTATTGTACTGTTCACCTCAATCAGAAATACACGATGTAGTCTGCATGTCTCTCATGTATTTTACTTTTCATTTTTGCATTTCCTTTGAGTAAAACCTTGATTCCTTTCAGCAAAATGTTTCGTCGTTCTAATTTATGCATCTGAAAGAGCCTTGTGATCTCAGCTGGTATAGAAGGAATTAATCTTTAATTCTTTATAATTTGATCATGTTATCATTTGTAAACGTTATAGTTGAAGGGCTTTCCTCGAGAACCTAGCCAATCCGATCGACCGAGCCAGTCGATATTAAACATTCCTGCGCGCACATCACCTAATATTTTCGATGGCTAAGTCATAGCTTATGCCTTAATATATCTGCCTTATCTAAATTTGGTATAGATGTTTGAAGCAAATCCTTGGGCGAAAACAAATCCCACGGGCACGTACAATAAACAATTATATGCTTCCCCAACTTGGGCCCTTGGAAGTTTGTGGGGGACTCGATCATCTGGTTCCATTCGATGAATTCTCCCCTTGAGATATGACTGGGAAATTTCCAATCTAAAATATGCTTCCCCAGTTCCCCCCCCACTTGTCCTCGATGAAGCCGATTTCATTGACCCCTAAGAAATCTGGGTTCTTCACGTTCATAGCCATTCATGCAGAAAAAGCACCTTGACCCTTATCCAATACGTGCTTTGTTTGTAAAGAGGGTTATAAACAAGTGTTTATATACGCAGACTATTGCGACTATTGCATAGCATGCGGGGCTGGCCGCCTTCATTTATGGCCGCCACCCAACGTTCTCCTTGCAAGGAAGAGGCACTTACTTGCACTATATAACCAGTTCATGCAAGCACCAAATCACTTCAACTCATACCAACTGAAGTTCGATTGAAAGCAATCATATCGATCACGTACTTAGCTTCATTTGGTTCTGGAAACAAATGGCTCTCCATCAAGATTTAGCATCTCCAGCTCAAACCCTAAATGCTGCTTTCGATGTTAAGCCACGTCCTGCTAATTATGCCCCATGCATCTGGGGCATCATTTTCTCTCATATTCTTCTATGGTAAGTGATATATATATATATATATATATATATATGTTTCTTAGGTAAAGTAGACAATGCTAATTATATTCCCAGTCACTTATTGTTATATGTTTCTTCAATTTGCTCTTATGTAGGAACTAGACGTTAAAGTCGAGCAACATGTCCAAGAACTGAAAGAAGAAGTGAAAAGAATGCTAATGGTTGTAGTTAACGAGCCTGCTTCGCACATGTTGGACATGGTGGATAACATTCAGCGTTTAGGCTTG of the Fragaria vesca subsp. vesca linkage group LG6, FraVesHawaii_1.0, whole genome shotgun sequence genome contains:
- the LOC101309361 gene encoding uncharacterized protein LOC101309361, which encodes MEESSSSSSSSSPSPSSSTDAVRDATSSSAVASSSSTSHVRDEEDDHNQYHHHHNFRQPEPGVNEIGPSYRVGGLSGFDETASVIRDDTWSCIIVLLTFWFFVSMTLILGVYGSETMELGPDTSILLQPNPIFVQSMKVEELNITRPGPVLYGFYDIPPLSTVANWSETHNATVPADFHKEWIYYLNKGSQITISYSVSSPSTSIFLIIAQGKEGLAQWLEEPTYPNTTLSWNLVHGSGKIQQDISTSYSYYISVGNMNYEDVEVQLNFTVNALLYDTSEAYYKCTFTDTSCSLKVLFPSGNVGVLTSPGPEQNIDNQYVKLSYGPRWATYIIGIGAMTVLMLLAFNFLNKFRCNNEDGIRVQHPEFRPERAPLLSYKDDDQSSWGSSYDSASNDEGDLEDLMTAGSLDGESNNTRRLCAICFDAPRDCFFLPCGHCAACFDCATRIAEAAATCPICRRNIKKVRKIFTV